The genomic window GAATCTTGAATGGTTCAAACAGGTGTGCCATTAATATTGATTCCTTCTCTTGTTAGGTGAAAGAAATTGGGGACGAATTTGCAGCATGAACTCGAATTTGCATTAAACAGCTGGAGATTTTCTGTTACGTACACTGAAATGAGCGATAAACGCCACAGCCAACAAAAAGAATCCCAAGGCACAAACGCCGTTCCATTGCCACAATCCCCAGGTATAAGTACCGAGAAAAGAGCCGAGTGCGCCGCCAGTGTAGTTAGTGACCATGTACACCGTATTCAAACGGCTCTCAGCATTTGGAACTAAGTTGTAGACGCGGATTTGGTTTGAAACGTAACCAGTGTGCATTCCCAAGTCAAGAATAAGCATCCCTAATATAAGACCCATCAAATGAGTTCCACCAGCTATCCAAAGGATGACAAAAGCTGATAGAGAAAGAACAACAGCTATTCCAACTAAAATTCTGGGGCCTCGCTTATCTGCTACCCGTCCAACAATGGGGGTGGTAAAGACGCCAATTAAGCCAACTAAGCCAAATAGACCTGCAACTCGACTGTCGTAATTATACGCGGGAGATTCTAGCAGAAAAACTAGAGTCACCCACGTAGCATTAAAGGCTGCAAATACTAGTGCAACGTTCAGCGCCGCTTCACGTAATACAGGCTGCTCACGAACGAGTTGTACAAGACTCTGCATCAGTTGCTGATACGACAGTGGAGACGAAGGCTTACTCTGAGGTATCCGCCCTTGGATGACCAAAGCTAAGACAAGCATCACACCTGCCGAGATGCCATATACGGCTCGCCAACCGAGATATTCCCCAATTATCCCACTGACTGAACGGGCAAGGAGGACGCTGAGGATCATACCACTGAGTAGCGTTCCGATCGCTTTACCTCGCTCTGAGGGGTGTGTCAGATGGGCGACGAGTGGAATAACTAGATGTGCCACTATGCTACAGAAACCAACTACGAAACTCGACACAGATAACCAAACGAGATTGGGAACTGTAGCCTCCACCACCAAGGCACAGGCCAGCAAAACTAGCATAGTGACAATTAACCAGCGGCGTTCCATCATGTCGCCCAAAGGAACTAATAACAGTAGCCCCACTGCATAGCCAGTTTGGGTGAGAGTGGGAATAAATCCCACCTGCTGGACAGAGATATTCAAGCTACGTCCCATATCAGCCAGTAGTGGCTGATTATAGTAGACATTAGCCACTGCTAAACCACAAGCGATCGCTAAAGTTAAAACGGTACTTCGCTGCGTCAGCGAATTGCTACCAGTGGTAACAGCGTGCTCTTTAGAACTCATTAAGATGCACCAAAATATTGAATAGTAGCTTAAATACTTGTTGAATGACTAGAGTCCTGATCAGGACTTGGATGAATAGGCTGATCATCAGGCTTTTGGCTCTGCAATTCCCAGATATCGTCTTTTCCTAGTTCTTGATCCACTAATAACTGTAGATGATCTGGTAATTTAGTTGTTTGCCAAATTGACCAAATTTCTCCACAACATAATTCATTTTCAATTTTTCCGAAATACATGGCTTTATTCTCCAAGTAATGTGACAATTTAAGTTTAGTAACTGGTAATTTAGGAAAGATGAAGTATAAAATTTTCATCTTTGATTCTTTCACCATCTTTAAAATACAGGTACTATTCGCCCCTGATACTGCTTGTTAATAAAATCTCTAACTTGTGGATCGTTAAGAAGTTTGTTTAGCTTATGAATTTTTGGCTCATTTTCTCGACCCTGTAATGTGACAAATGCCAGGGCATACTTTTTATCTTTAGCTGTCTCCTGTCCCATAAATTGCGGTGTTATTCCTGCTAGAGCAACAATTTGAGCCGAGGAAACAATGAAGTCTACATCATTAATAGCTCGAACTACTTGGACTCCTTCTACTTCCTTGATTCGCAAGTTTTTAGGATTCTCGGCTATATCTCTTTGAGTTACAAATTCTTTGGTATTTTCCTTAAGTTTTATTAAGCCATTACTTGCCAGTAACCTCAGTCCTCGGTCATTATTTATTACATCATTGGCAATTGTGACAGTGGCATTTTGAGGAACCTCATTCACTTTGAGGCTTTTTGAGGAAAAACCGAGTGTGCTTAAAGAAACTAGATTTAATGGGACTAAATTGATTTCGAGTTCCTTGACAGCATTATTCATGAAAGGTCGATGTTGAAAAAAATTGGCATCGATTACTTTGTCTCTTAAAGCTATGAGGAAAAATCGGCGGTTAATTTTTTGATGTTGTATATTCATTAGCAATATTCTTGGTTAAACTTAAACGAACTGCAAAAGACGCAAAGAGAAAAGAGAAGATTTAAGAGTTTACGAATCCTGGCAAAATGGCGATTTATCGTTTTCGCATTCGCTGCGCTAGCAAATCGCCTAAAAACTGTACTATCTGCACTTGGGCAATCAGAACCACAATGGTGGAAATCATCACACCAACATCGAATCGTTGGTAGCCGTATTGAATTGCTAAATTACCTAAGCCTTCGCCACCAACGGCCCCAGCCATTGCTGAAGAGTTCAGCTGTACCACTGTCACCTGCTATTGGACCATTTAATTGCATATTACGGTAAATTTATAGGTTTAACGTAGTATTGACTATAAGATTTGCATAGATGAAGGTAAAAAACAAGGGTAGAGGCATACAGTTCCAAGCCTCTACAGCCAATTTATGTGGGAGAACGGGTTGCCAGCCTGGGACAACGGGCTATCGGGATAATCTGCTGCAATACGCTTGGGTTAAGGTTAAAACTCTTTATCAAAGTCAATTTTTTTAACGTAGACGCAAAGCGGTGAAGCAGCGCGATCTTCTCCCTTTGGGAGAAGATCGCGCCTGCCGTAGGATGCCTGAAGGGCTGTAGGGGGTTTCCCCCATGAGCTACTGCACCAAGCCGAAGGGCTTGCCGCAGGCTACCGCAGAGGCAAGGCAGTGCGTTGGGCGGGTTCCCCGACTTGAAGCAACTGCCGCGCTGAGAACATAGAGAGAAGGAAAAAATGCTTAACTGAACTGTATTGTAATCTGTTGGATTAGTGATCGCAGCACCTGTTTTAAGAAAAGTAGTGTCAATTGCAGTCATAGTTTGGTCTAATCTTTGATTTAAATTTGGTAATTGACTCTTTCCATCAACAAATAATTACAAATTACGAATTACGAATTACAGATTGTTAATGCACTTCCACTTCAAACTCTGATTCGTGTAAATATTTCAAGGCTCGAGTCACTTTGCTGCCTCTAGTTCGATGTGAAACTGACTAATGCGGCGATCGCCTACGGTTTCGACGCTACCGCTGAGGATCTTAATATCAACATCAAAACGACCTGCTAAAGTGGTGAAAATCGGCTGACTTGCTTGTTCTCCGGCAAAGGCGATCGTTGCTAGCACTACGCCAAGACGTGCTATAGCTTTTATTAATGCCATTCACTTTTAGACACTGTGAACTTTTTTATCGGTTGTGCTGTTTGGGCATATAAAGGTTGGGTGGGCGAACTCTATCCCCAAGGCACTCGCACTGCCGATTTTCTCCATCTCTACAGTCGTCGCTTCACGACTGTAGAAGGTAACACCACCTTTTATGCGATGCCTAACCAAGAAACTGTAACCCGTTGGGCTGCCGAAACACCAACAGGTTTTGAATTTTGTCTGAAATTACCGCGAGATATTACCCATCAAGGGTTGCTACAACCTTATATTCCGGCTGCTTTAAAATTTCTGGAAGGAATGCGCCCTTTAGAGAAGCGTCTTGGCCCAATGTTTGCCCAGTTACCACCCAGTTATGCACCTGCATTGCTTGACGATTTGACCAACTTTCTGGAAGCTTGGCCGCGTACAGAAGCACCCCTAGCGCTGGAAGTTCGGCATCGCGACTGGTTTAGGGAACCCCATGCTAGTAATTTAACAGTGCTTTTAGAAAAGCTAGGTGTGGGACGGGTACTCTTAGACTCACGCCCCATCTACACTGGAGATGATGACCCCCAGTTACAATCGGAACGGCGTAAACCTAAATTACCCTTGCAATTGAGTGTGACAGCACCTTTTACTCTGATTCGGTTTATTTCTCATCCAAATTTATCAGTGAATCAGCCGTTTATGGAAGAGTGGGTAAGGCAGATTCAGCAATGGTTGCAGACGGGAGTGCGAATTTATTTCTTTGTCCATTGTCCAATAGAAGCGCGATCGCCTAGCATAGCCCGTCACTTCCAACAGCTATTAGAACAGAGTGATACACCAGTTCCACCCCTACCTTGGAATAATCTTGAGCATCCCCCCAATCAGCTGAGTTTATGGTCTTGAAAGGTAGGGCGCAAGGGACAGAGGGAGTAGGGGAGTAGTCCTACAGAATGAAATTACTAATTTTTTAACTTTTATAAGATATCTAATGTTTAGTAATTAAAAAAAGAGCGATAATTAGTGTTGCGATGCTTTTCTGTTAAAGCTTCATATTGCTTTCTCCTTGACAAAAGGGGTAATAGCCCTATTTTTTAAATGGCGATGAGGGTTTAAGTGATGCATGAATATATCTAACAGAAAAGCATTGATTTTTAATATGTATGTGATTTTAGCGAATTTTTTAAGAGCAGTTACATCAAAGGAGGTTGAGATGAGTCGTCTTCTTTATGAAAGTTCAGTCTCATACAAAGGATATCTCATCATTCCATTTGTTTTTGGGCAAGCTGATAATTACGATATTTATTCGTATAAATTGCTATCTGAGATTGGGCATAGAAGCCAATTTCATAAAGCAGAAAACCCAGCCGGAATCTATGGAAGTGGCGTTAGTAATATCGTTGATATTGCTAAAAAACATATAGATAAAAATTCCGAGTTTGTTCATCGGGGGGATAGTTTTAAGTCTCGCTATATTTATCGGAACAATTTGATTATCATCTTCCAAGAAGGAGACAAATGTTTTTATGACCATTATCCACCAGAGTTATTAAATAATATTGCAGCTCCCAAATTATTCAAATCCGAATATGAATGTCTGAGTTGGATTAAGCAAGGGCTTAATGGGCGACATGTGCGGCAAAGAACTATTTGAATAACCCAGAAGTTAAGAGTTAGGAGTAAAACAAACTTACAGCAGTTTTCATTTAATTGAACCACATTTCTTGTAAAGACACAGCATTGCTCAGTAATATCAACTTAACCTGAAAGTTAGTGAGCAAGAATGCTTTGAGACATTACCTCGTTTACCTCGTTCCCAGTTTCCGCCTGGGAACGCCTATTTTGGGGCTGCCGCCTCCCTGACTTGCGGCACCGCAATGAGGAGCATTTCCAGCCTCTGGCTGGAAACGAGGTTTTATAGGGATTTTAGTTTAAGTTGACACGCATGAGCATTGGTGTGTCCCTATCAACGTATTTATATGATTATTAAAGTGAAACGGTGTCATCTCTGTCCGGTGAAAGTTTTATGATTAAAACCTTAGGGGGCAGGGGGAGTTTTGAATTATAGGTAATTAAGCCAATTTGATATTATCGAATGAAATTGTGTGAGTTATTTAATCTACTTTCGTAAGGAAATTTTTGAGTGCAAAAATAAGAAATTTTGTTTTTATTGTAAAACATTACTTTTAAATACTTTTCTAAAATACCCAAAAGTATCTAACTGTACATCTTGGCTATGATAAATAATTTCACTAACTGGCAACCTGTGAGCGCATAACTTATGACTATTAAAGATCCTAAGGATAATCTTATGGTGAGTAGATAAATAATTTGAGATTCGACAAATAAATTAGTGAGATGTATGTTATGGTTTTTATAGGAATCAAAAAAGTGAAAACACAAAAAGACTTCAAGACAAGTTTGAGGCAAGCTCAAGAAGGTTTTTTTGCTCTGGTAAGTCCACTTCAATTCGCTACATCTTTTTGCCACAAAAATCTAAAACTAGATTGAGTAGGATAGTAGCCTTTGTAACAACTTGAAGTCAATCGAAATTTATCTGGGTATGAGCCAATAAGAGTTGGCTAACCTAGCTAGAGCATTACCCGCTAAAGGCAATTACTCTTGGAGTCTGGGAAGAAAGACTCTTAGTACAGCCTGACAAATCCATAAAAATACAGAATATTTACGAACTTAATCTTGCGGTAACAAACATTTTCAACCGCGAACTAAGTTGAAGCAGTTGCTGACTTTTAGAAGGAAAACTTCAAGCAGAATGGTGTTGTTCCAGAATTTTCAGGAATTTAACCATACTGTCAAAAGTCACCAAGATATTATCTAAGCCAGAGTATTAGGGGTTGCCTGTGCAGGCTTTATAGTACTGCACCTGTAGCTACCACTTTTAGGCTGGAATTTATCCTGCTGCATCAATCACGAAACGAGAAGCACAATAGAAATTCTTAGCGACTTGACATCAGCAAAATTAGAGAAGTTGTAGCGACCATTTAAGAGTGGATTGCAATTTGGTTGGTTGTGTGGTTCAGAGAACAAATCTGCGTTCATTTGAATTCCTGCTGCAACCACTCTTGAGGCTTGAGCAACCATTTGGAATTCTGTTACAACAACTGAACAATCCTGAAGTCAAAGTTTTAAAGGTTTCGTTATTACGAGATAGAGATTTCTCTATCCCTTAAGGCATCGCTTCGTGGGTAAATATATTCTGATTTTAACTGTTTTTGTCAGGATGCGATGTGTAGCGACAAGTCGCTATACGTCTACGCCAACAGGCTCTACTTCCCAACACCACCAGGGGTGAATATCTCAAATCAAGCTTCCGACCCATCAGCTAAATCATTTTAGGAAAACACAACCATGACTGAAGAAAAGATTAGACAAATAGCTTTCTATGGTAAAGGCGGTATTGGTAAATCTACCACCTCTCAAAATACCCTAGCAGCAATGGCTGAAGTGGGTAAACGCATTCTTATTGTCGGTTGCGACCCTAAAGCTGACTCTACCCGTTTGATGCTACATAGCAAGGCTCAAACAACCGTTCTTCACCTCGCTGCTGAACGTGGTGCAGTAGAAGATATAGAACTCCATGAAGTGATGCTCAAGGGTTTCCGTGACGTTCTTTGCGTAGAGTCTGGTGGTCCAGAACCCGGTGTAGGTTGTGCAGGTCGTGGTATCATCACCGCCATCAACTTCTTGGAAGAAAACGGTGCTTACCAAAACCTAGACTTTATTTCTTACGACGTATTAGGTGACGTTGTGTGCGGTGGTTTTGCTATGCCTATTCGTGAAGGTAAAGCACAAGAAATCTACATCGTTACCTCTGGTGAAATGATGGCGATGTATGCAGCCAATAACATCGCTCGTGGTGTTCTCAAATATGCTCACACTGGTGGCGTGCGTTTGGGTGGTTTGATTTGTAATAGCCGTAATACTGACCGGGAAATCGACCTAATCGAAACCCTGGCAAAACGGTTGAACACCCAAATGATTCACTACGTACCTCGTGACAACATTGTGCAACACGCAGAATTGCGCCGCATGACTGTTAACGAGTATGCACCTGACAGCAACCAAGCTAATGAATATCGGACATTAGGTACAAAGATCATCAACAACAAGAATCTGACTGTCCCCACACCTATCGAGATGGAAGAACTAGAAGAATTGTTGATTGAATTCGGTATTCTCGAAAGCGACGAAAATGCTGCAATGTTGGTTGGCAAGACTGCTACTGAAGCACCTGTATAAAGTAGTATTAAGTAAATAATGGACTAGGGTGGGCTGCTTGCCCACCTTTTTTTGGTTAAAATTTGATTTTATGGCAATAAAATAATAAAGTTATGACAGTATAAAATTGAGTATTTTTGTGAGTTTTGATAACTTATGTAAGATTTTAGCCGAAAAATATCCAACAGATTTTGCGCGTTGATTGCTAATGGTCGAACCGATAAAAATTAAAGTTTTAAAACTGAATTAAGTATCGAACCAATTCGCGCAGATTATGTTACATTTTTACAAACAGAGAATAGAATTCTGCACATTGAATTTCAAACAACAACTTTAATCCCTAATAGGGATTTTGATGAATTGCAATTTAACTATCAATGCTTCTAAATTATCAGGTTCAGGTTTCAATCCCTAATAGGGGTTTTGATGAATTGCGATCGCAGTCGCCTGAAACCCAAGCTATATTTAGTTTTCAAGGTGCAGTTGCGCGATTCAAGAGCAATCATAGACATTAGAGAATTCGTTTGAAAAGAGTGACAAGAAAGTTTAAACTCTAAAACCCTTTTTTGATAAGCATTTCAGAGATTGCGCGGATAAGGATTAGGCGACTAATTGGTTGAAAGCCTTACTGGAGTTGGGATAGAAGCACTTTTTTGGGACTGTGGAATTTGTACACCTACCCTTTTGCACATTTGATATACAGGAACCTAGCCAGAAGGGGACTCAGCAAAAAAAATTGTTTCGTCCCGTGGCTGTTCTTTGCCAATATGTTCGATTTTTCGCTGACAACAGCCACAGAGAAAATAAAAGCGAACGCTGTCAGTGTCGGGTTTAATCAATTTAGCTAAACGCGATCGCACTTTAGCGCACTGAGTGGAAATGATATCGCACTCAAGGACTTGAGCGTGTCTGCTGAAGCGCTGGGTAGTACGGTAGTTCCCATTGTTCAGATCCAATACTTGGGAAATTATTAAAATATCAAGTTTAAAGTGAGTAAAATGTAAGTACGTGATATACTACGTCTCTGACTTACCCTGGTTTTATGGCACTGCCAATTGTTGCAATTATCGGACGCCCAAATGTGGGCAAATCCACCCTGGTTAATCGACTCGCCGGGGAACAAACGGCGATTGTCCATGATGAACCGGGAGTGACACGCGATCGCACTTACATGCCAGCTTTCTGGAATGGTCGCGAATT from Nostoc sp. UHCC 0926 includes these protein-coding regions:
- a CDS encoding DUF72 domain-containing protein, which codes for MNFFIGCAVWAYKGWVGELYPQGTRTADFLHLYSRRFTTVEGNTTFYAMPNQETVTRWAAETPTGFEFCLKLPRDITHQGLLQPYIPAALKFLEGMRPLEKRLGPMFAQLPPSYAPALLDDLTNFLEAWPRTEAPLALEVRHRDWFREPHASNLTVLLEKLGVGRVLLDSRPIYTGDDDPQLQSERRKPKLPLQLSVTAPFTLIRFISHPNLSVNQPFMEEWVRQIQQWLQTGVRIYFFVHCPIEARSPSIARHFQQLLEQSDTPVPPLPWNNLEHPPNQLSLWS
- a CDS encoding MetQ/NlpA family ABC transporter substrate-binding protein; translation: MNIQHQKINRRFFLIALRDKVIDANFFQHRPFMNNAVKELEINLVPLNLVSLSTLGFSSKSLKVNEVPQNATVTIANDVINNDRGLRLLASNGLIKLKENTKEFVTQRDIAENPKNLRIKEVEGVQVVRAINDVDFIVSSAQIVALAGITPQFMGQETAKDKKYALAFVTLQGRENEPKIHKLNKLLNDPQVRDFINKQYQGRIVPVF
- a CDS encoding NIL domain-containing protein produces the protein MALIKAIARLGVVLATIAFAGEQASQPIFTTLAGRFDVDIKILSGSVETVGDRRISQFHIELEAAK
- a CDS encoding MFS transporter, with amino-acid sequence MSSKEHAVTTGSNSLTQRSTVLTLAIACGLAVANVYYNQPLLADMGRSLNISVQQVGFIPTLTQTGYAVGLLLLVPLGDMMERRWLIVTMLVLLACALVVEATVPNLVWLSVSSFVVGFCSIVAHLVIPLVAHLTHPSERGKAIGTLLSGMILSVLLARSVSGIIGEYLGWRAVYGISAGVMLVLALVIQGRIPQSKPSSPLSYQQLMQSLVQLVREQPVLREAALNVALVFAAFNATWVTLVFLLESPAYNYDSRVAGLFGLVGLIGVFTTPIVGRVADKRGPRILVGIAVVLSLSAFVILWIAGGTHLMGLILGMLILDLGMHTGYVSNQIRVYNLVPNAESRLNTVYMVTNYTGGALGSFLGTYTWGLWQWNGVCALGFFLLAVAFIAHFSVRNRKSPAV
- the nifH gene encoding nitrogenase iron protein — its product is MTEEKIRQIAFYGKGGIGKSTTSQNTLAAMAEVGKRILIVGCDPKADSTRLMLHSKAQTTVLHLAAERGAVEDIELHEVMLKGFRDVLCVESGGPEPGVGCAGRGIITAINFLEENGAYQNLDFISYDVLGDVVCGGFAMPIREGKAQEIYIVTSGEMMAMYAANNIARGVLKYAHTGGVRLGGLICNSRNTDREIDLIETLAKRLNTQMIHYVPRDNIVQHAELRRMTVNEYAPDSNQANEYRTLGTKIINNKNLTVPTPIEMEELEELLIEFGILESDENAAMLVGKTATEAPV